The DNA segment atttaaaaacctATCTTTAAAAAATTAAGGACCTAGAAATCttttaaagaatatatataaataaataaataaaacactaagGGGCTAAAAatcttttaatatatataaacaaattaCAGACATAAAagcctttaaaaataaaaaaaattaaggaCCTAGAAATCttttaaagaatatatataaataaataaataaaacattaaggGGCTAAAAatcttttaatatatataaacaaattacagacataaaagcctttaaaaaaaaaaaaaattaaggacCTAGaaatctttttaaaataaatatataaataattaaaaacttaAGGAGCtaaaaatctttttaaaaaatatatataaataaataaaacttaaggagctaaaaatctttaaaaatatataaagaaattacagacctaaaaacctttaaaaataaaaaaattaaagacttagaaatcttttttttttaaatatataaataaataaaacttaaggagctaaaaatataaaaaaaaatatttaaacaaattacaaacctaaaaatcttaaaaaaatatatagaaataaatacttaagatgattaaaaaaacataaaagataaataaattaaaaatatttcaaaacaaataaatgaatacaaaattaAGGACGtaaaaatctttttaaaaatatataaattaattaaagaccttaaaaaccttttaaaacaaataaaaaataaaggaattaaaaatcttttaaaaaatatataaagaaataaaaacttaAGGACCTAAAATCTTTTaaaattttgtaaaaaaattaaagagcTAAAAACTTCAAAAcacataaatagataaaaaataaaggaCGAAAAAATAGATGTAAATTTATTAAAGACCTAAAAATCTTTCAAAacgaataaatacaaaattaaggatgtaaaaatatttttaaaaatatagaaaTGAATTAAAGATCtaaaaacctttaaaaataaaaaaatgaaggacctaaaaatctttaaaaaaaatatatatataaaaaaacttaAGGACCTAAACatcttttaaaatatataaataaattaaacaccTAAAAATCTTtccaaacaaataaataggGACCTAAAAGTCTTTTAAAAATGAtatgtttaaataataaaaactaaaggacctaaaaatattttaaaatatataaatcaattGAAGACCTAAGAAAAAAGGTATTTAATGAGGCCCATTCAGTTTAGGTATTAATTTAGGTATTTAATGAGGCCCAATCAGAAGCCAGAAATACCGTATTTTCTCAAATAAAGGCCAACACTAAATAGGTCTCATAACATAATGTACATTTCCATCATGTTGTTGTCGTCTGTTACTCATGTGAAGTGTTATTGTCCCGTTTCAGTCACTGTAGAGGAGCATGGCGTCCAGACGGAAATTTGATATCACGTTCAAAGAGAGCGTTTTGCAGTATGCGGAGGAAAACTCCGGAGAGGAAACGGCGAGGCACTTTAACATTGACACGAAAAGAATCAGGGACTGGAGGAAGCAGAaggaggagctgctgatggCGGACCGCGGGAGGGCGCGGGTCGCCGGAGGCGGGAGGAAGAAGGTGAgcgaggagctggaggagcgcCTCTCGGAGTGGATCTACTCAACGAGGGACGAACGCAGCAGAGTGTCCAGAAACATGATCAAGAAGAAAGCGCTGGAGATCTACCCGTCGGTGAGCGACGGCGGCAAGATGTTTGTGGCGAGCACCGGTTGGCTGCAACGATTCCTAGAACGCAACGACCTGTCGCTGCGACGCCGCACCGCCGTGCCCAAGGTCGACCCGACCGTCCTCATCGAGAAACTGGTCGGGTTCATCGACTACGTCGGCAAGACGGTGAGCTCCAAGCAGATTCTAGAAAGGAACATCATCGCGATGGACGAGACCGCCGTTTGTTTTGACGACACGGCGCCGCACACAGCTGATGCAAAGGGACACAAGAAAAACCATCTCACTGTCGTCCTCGCCGCCACGGCCGACGGCACCAAACTCAAGCCGTTCATCGTCTTCAGAGGGGCGtcgatgcagcagcagcagctctccggCGCCGTGGTTAACGCGTCGGTGAACGGCTGGATGAGCGACGCTCTCACCGCACATTGGCTGCAGTCCGTGGTGGGGAAATCCAGCGCCGCCCCGCGGCTCCTGGTTTGGGACTCGTACCGCTGTCACATCGGCGCCGCCACCAAAGCCGAGCTGAACTGCGGCTACGACATCACGACGGCGGCGATCCCAGAAGGCTGCACCAAGTACGTCCAAGCCCCCGACGTGATGTGGAACGAGCCCTTCAAGCGGCATCTCCACGACCTTTATGAGGTGTGGCTGGCCGGGGACGCGGATAAGGAGTACGCGCCCGGCGGGAGCTTGAAGCCGCCCgcccgccgcctgctggtggaCTGGGTGGTCGCCGCGTGGGACAAACTGGACACGGACATGATCACCAAGTCTTTCAAAGCGTGCGGACTGTCTGCGAAAAGCGACGGGAGCGAAGACCATCTCATCGCCTGCTTCCGGGAGGGGCAGCCCTGCGGCGCCGGGCGAGAGGCGCTCACTCGGCTCCGCCAGCAGAGCCGCCACGCCGcccaggaggaggacgaggaggaagatgaagaggagctATTTAACAATGAACTGGTTGTTCTTgacgatgaggaggaggaggaggaggtccgAGAGCAGGGTGAGGATCTGACTGCAGCTAAACATTTAGACACACTGGTGATGTTTAAACGTTCATCCATTCCTCATTTAATCCCCCaaatgtttcacaataaaagccttgtatgtttcacaataaaagccttgttaGGAAATGAAGGAATTCCGGCCACTATTTGAGAATCTACGGTACTCACCAAACTAAATACAGAAAGTTATTAACTCTTAGCTCTCTTATGGTCGACAACCTgccgcctacattacccacaatgcaactggGCCGCAGACAGTTGGGTTTACGATCTCAGAGAGAAAGTCATCAATGAATCTAAATTCTTTGTCTCatataataatttgaatgtttAACTTTATTCGTCTCTGTCCAGCCCTGGTAAAACCAGCGATGTCCGTCATCCTCCAAACCCGCGGTGAAGCGGGCGCCGGCGTCGCAGCTCACCTGCAGTGCCCCCTCTGCGGCCACTTCTTCAAGAGCCACGCCCACCAGCTGACCCACATGGCGGCCTCTCACCCCGCCCGCCTGGACGACGTGGCGGTGGGTCGCCTCGGCAACATCGTGATGTACCAGAGCACGGCGCGGCTGTTCCACTGCTCCGACTGCTTCTGCACCAGCCGAGACTTCGCCAAGCTGTACAAGCACATCATCACCAAACACTGCGTGGACGAGAGGGAAGGGGGAGGAGGCGAGGAGCagaaggaaggggaggaggaagagaaggagggaggaaaggatAAAAAGAAGAGTGATGCTGAGGATGAGGAAGAAGTGGAGGGACACGATGAAGATGTCACCTCCCAGAAGGAGGAGTCGGTGAAAGTGGACGGCGAAGGAGATGAGAGCGTGCTGATGTTCGACGGCGCCGGTTACCAATGCCTGATCTGCGGCTGGAAAACCAAGCAGAAGTCTCTGGGTCTCATCCACGTGGTGAGGAAGCACGACATCCCCAAATTGTACGCCGGCCAGGCCATCAAACGGGACGCcggggcagaggaggaggaggcggcggcggcCGGGCTGAGCGGGGAGCTGCTGAAGGAGGAGATGGCGGCCACGGCCAAGGTGGTGCGCTTCATCTCCAAC comes from the Sebastes fasciatus isolate fSebFas1 chromosome 24, fSebFas1.pri, whole genome shotgun sequence genome and includes:
- the LOC141762780 gene encoding uncharacterized protein LOC141762780, which translates into the protein MASRRKFDITFKESVLQYAEENSGEETARHFNIDTKRIRDWRKQKEELLMADRGRARVAGGGRKKVSEELEERLSEWIYSTRDERSRVSRNMIKKKALEIYPSVSDGGKMFVASTGWLQRFLERNDLSLRRRTAVPKVDPTVLIEKLVGFIDYVGKTVSSKQILERNIIAMDETAVCFDDTAPHTADAKGHKKNHLTVVLAATADGTKLKPFIVFRGASMQQQQLSGAVVNASVNGWMSDALTAHWLQSVVGKSSAAPRLLVWDSYRCHIGAATKAELNCGYDITTAAIPEGCTKYVQAPDVMWNEPFKRHLHDLYEVWLAGDADKEYAPGGSLKPPARRLLVDWVVAAWDKLDTDMITKSFKACGLSAKSDGSEDHLIACFREGQPCGAGREALTRLRQQSRHAAQEEDEEEDEEELFNNELVVLDDEEEEEEVREQALVKPAMSVILQTRGEAGAGVAAHLQCPLCGHFFKSHAHQLTHMAASHPARLDDVAVGRLGNIVMYQSTARLFHCSDCFCTSRDFAKLYKHIITKHCVDEREGGGGEEQKEGEEEEKEGGKDKKKSDAEDEEEVEGHDEDVTSQKEESVKVDGEGDESVLMFDGAGYQCLICGWKTKQKSLGLIHVVRKHDIPKLYAGQAIKRDAGAEEEEAAAAGLSGELLKEEMAATAKVVRFISNRFVCLICGWKNKLKGFAISHVVRSHDVERPYACKDCTLSFFLPSRLQQHVNAAHRPGRYACPFCCFRSHCLRGFRRHCSRCNAREEEEGGGGGGGGGAGGGGGGEEEENEEEEEEERKERRGARKRRRPERVIEEEEEEED